One Alicyclobacillus acidoterrestris DNA window includes the following coding sequences:
- a CDS encoding GntR family transcriptional regulator yields the protein MSDGTLKTLTVSSFKGEVKERIREAIITGELQPGERIVETKLARLFGISQVPVREALRGLEEEGLVRSVLYKGTYVSEFVLREIYHVFLLRTQIEMTVLGLVVPTLTDRHIAELQAIVDEMAEVDGDADYRVQSGLDVRFHGRIIEWSNVETYRRIWRMLSGHVRRFISLMHPTYFTEQHKTAVEQHEELIQVLRTRNLDEIQKTFTDHVMFLWYEHGEAWLQENATE from the coding sequence ATGTCGGACGGGACTTTGAAAACGCTTACCGTAAGTTCGTTCAAGGGTGAAGTCAAGGAGCGAATCCGAGAGGCGATAATCACGGGGGAGTTACAGCCAGGTGAGCGGATCGTGGAGACCAAGTTGGCACGGCTGTTTGGCATCAGTCAGGTACCTGTGCGGGAGGCGCTGAGGGGTCTGGAAGAAGAGGGACTCGTTCGTTCTGTGTTGTACAAAGGAACGTATGTATCGGAGTTTGTGCTCCGTGAGATCTACCATGTCTTCCTGCTGCGGACGCAGATTGAAATGACGGTGCTGGGATTGGTCGTTCCAACGTTGACTGACCGGCATATTGCGGAGTTGCAGGCGATAGTCGACGAGATGGCAGAGGTTGATGGGGATGCGGATTATCGCGTGCAGTCTGGGTTGGACGTGCGGTTTCACGGGCGGATTATCGAGTGGAGCAACGTGGAGACGTACCGTCGAATCTGGCGGATGCTCAGTGGTCATGTGCGCCGATTTATCTCCTTGATGCATCCAACGTATTTTACGGAGCAGCACAAAACGGCTGTGGAGCAGCATGAAGAACTCATTCAGGTGTTGCGAACTCGGAATCTTGATGAGATTCAAAAAACGTTTACGGACCATGTGATGTTTTTGTGGTATGAGCATGGTGAGGCATGGTTGCAGGAGAACGCGACTGAATAG